A section of the Oryzias latipes chromosome 10, ASM223467v1 genome encodes:
- the xpnpep2 gene encoding xaa-Pro aminopeptidase 2, with protein MASSAWILVLYVAALTVTSVGAAANKQAERNCSLTPPYLPSTTVNTSLQLQQLREQMQSLRITAYIIPGTDAHLSEYIASRDARLAFITGFTGSAGTAVVTQSKAVLWTDSRYWVQAERQMDCNWELEKDASISSVAEWLMSELPPGSPVSFDPFLFSLETYQHYASYLESSSLHLEPKAVNPVDVVWEDRPPLSSESIFRLPDRVINRSWQMKVQEIRNLMMEDLNKPTALLLSALDETAWLFNLRGNDIPYNPFFYSYTLLTLNEIWLFVHTERVTKDVEEYLTAHCSDPLCVQLKPYDSVLQDLRTYVGQPGVKVWIGTEYTNYALYEIIPQEKMITSTYSPVLTSKAVKDQTEEQVLRDAHVRDAVAVIQLLMWLEKAVPQGNETELSAAEYVNKCRSKQKDNRGPSFETISASGANAALAHYSPSVETNRRLTVDEMYLVDSGGQYLDGTTDITRTVHWGTPTPMQKEAFTRVLMGNIEISRTVFPSGTRGVNIEMLGRRALWEVGLNYGHGTGHGVGNYFGVHEWPVGFQTNNIPFRVGMFTSIEPGYYKENDFGIRIEDIAVTVPAQTKYGNNYLTFDTVSLVPYDRKLIDIALLSSEQLQWLNNYYMTIRQLVGPELVKQGLHEENDWMLKNTDPFPEFGSSASICSSSLTLIALAVTLFHSVD; from the exons ATGGCTTCTTCTGCATGGATTCTGGTTCTGTATGTGGCAGCACTGACAG TAACAAGTGTTGGTGCTGCTGCAAACAAACAGGCTGAGAGGAACTGCTCTTTGACTCCCCCG TATCTCCCCAGCACAACAGTGAATACCTCGCTCCAGCTGCAGCAGTTACGAGAACAAATGCAATCTTTAAGGATCACTGCTTACATTATTCCCGGCACTGATGCCCACTTG AGTGAGTACATTGCATCCCGTGATGCCAGGTTGGCCTTCATAACGGGTTTTACGGGCTCTGCAG GAACTGCTGTGGTGACACAGAGCAAGGCTGTTTTGTGGACAGACAGTCGTTACTGGGTTCAGGCTGAAAGACAGATGGACTGCAACTGGGAGCTGGAAAAAGATG catccatcagcagtGTGGCAGAGTGGCTCATGTCTGAGTTGCCACCAGGAAGCCCAGTCAGCTTTGACCCTTTCCTCTTCTCTCTTG AGACGTATCAGCACTACGCCTCCTATCTGGAGTCAAGCAGTCTCCACCTCGAGCCTAAAGCTGTTAACCCAGTGGACGTTGTGTGGGAGGACAGACCTCCCCTCTCATCTGAAAGCATCTTCCGTCTGCCTGACAGAGTTATAA ATAGATCCTGGCAGATGAAGGTGCAGGAAATCCGCaatttgatgatggaggacttaaaCAAGCCAACAGCACTTCTGCTTTCAGCTCTGGATGAAACAGCCT GGCTCTTTAATCTGCGTGGCAACGACATTCCCTACAACCCCTTCTTCTACTCTTACACTCTCCTCACACTGAATGAAATCTG GCTTTTTGTCCATACTGAGCGGGTGACTAAGGATGTGGAGGAATACTTGACCGCCCATTGTAGCGATCCTCTCTGTGTGCAGCTGAAGCCTTATGACTCTGTCCTTCAAGATCTGAGGACATACGTAGGCCAGCCGGGGGTTAAAGTCTGGATCGGTACAGAATATACAAATtatgcactttatgagatcataccACAG GAAAAAATGATCACATCTACATACTCTCCTGTGCTGACATCGAAAGCTGTAAAAGACCAGACAGAAGAGCAAGTACTGAGGGATGCTCAC GTGAGAGATGCAGTTGCTGTAATCCAGCTGCTCATGTGGCTGGAAAAGGCTGTGCCTCAGGGAAATGAGACTGAGCTGAGCGCTGCAGAGTACGTCAATAAATGTCGCAG CAAGCAGAAGGACAACAGGGGTCCTAGTTTTGAAACGATCTCTGCTAGTGGAGCCAATGCTGCCCTCGCACATTACAG CCCTTCAGTAGAAACCAACAGGAGGTTGACGGTTGATGAGATGTACCTGGTTGACTCTGGAGGCCAGTACCT AGATGGAACCACTGACATCACTCGGACAGTCCACTGGGGGACACCCACACCAATGCAAAAG GAGGCCTTTACTCGAGTTCTCATGGGAAACATTGAGATTTCTCGAACTGTTTTTCCTTCAGGGACAAGAG gtGTGAACATAGAGATGCTGGGTCGCAGAGCACTCTGGGAGGTGGGCCTAAACTATGGTCACGGCACCGGTCATGGTGTTGGAAACTATTTTGGAGTTCATGAGT GGCCAGTTGGCTTTCAGACCAATAATATTCCCTTCAGAGTTGGCATGTTTACATCCATAG aaccTGGTTATTACAAGGAAAATGATTTTGGGATAAGGATTGAGGACATTGCTGTGACAGTACCAGCTCAAACTAAG TATGGCAACAACTACCTAACCTTTGACACAGTGTCGTTGGTTCCGTACGACAGGAAGCTCATAGACATCGCTCTCCTTAGCTCAGAACAG cttCAGTGGTTGAACAATTATTACATGACAATTCGACAGCTGGTGGGTCCTGAGCTGGTGAAACAGGGGCTACACGAGGAGAACGACTGGATGTTGAAAAACACGGACCCTTTTCCTGAGTTTGGCTCGTCTGCCTCCATCTGTTCTTCCTCCCTGACCCTCATTGCACTGGCTGTCACTCTTTTCCATAGTGTTGACTGA
- the sash3 gene encoding SAM and SH3 domain-containing protein 3, producing MLRRKPSNASEKEQVQKKKLTLQRSSSFKDFIKNKPTSPVASDKEFTLDESVAENGTAEEAVKSGSKLGKKWRNVISRTMTRKTSKMVQKALAEEGGESGEELSPVSVDWLPDLSAGQRTSVCSTGSEDTTPSPISRQLSASSDRQSLDSGYSQRDSMRLEENGISYNGPFCGRAVVHTDFTPSPYDVESLKLQKGDIIHIIDKPPMGTWTGKLNNKMGSFKFIYVTLLSDESPQAKRRSNSQKFKNKPKTLEEVLVTIGLTELSSVLSMHGFQSLEDFAGLKESHLNELNITDPDQCSKILNATEMLRDSEEESEPDEEEESNKAREEPRDSGCFESSENLEGGREDPKAEKMDQETEKQEQESEEKEHQTQEVDAVQEQLQELTVDEGP from the exons ATGCTGAGGCGAAAGCCTTCAAATGCCTCGGAGAAGGAGCAGGTGCAGAAGAAGAAG CTCACCCTGCAGAGGTCCAGCAGCTTCAAGGacttcataaaaaacaaacccacaTCTCCTGTTGCATCAGACAAGGAGTTCACCTTAGACGAGAGT GTGGCAGAAAATGGGACAGCAGAAGAAGCAGTGAAAAGCGGCAGCAAACTGGGAAAGAAATGGCGCAACGTGATCTCACGCACAATGACTCGCAAAACATCCAAGATGGTTCAGAAGGCTCTGGCTGAGGAAGGG GGGGAGAGCGGTGAGGAATTGTCCCCCGTCTCTGTTGACTGGCTCCCAGATCTGAGTGCAGGACAGAGGACCTCTGTCTGCTCGACAGGCTCAGAGGACACCACGCCCAGCCCCATCAGCCGCCAGCTCTCTGCCA GCAGCGACAGACAGAGTCTGGACAGTGGCTACAGTCAGAGAGACAGCATGAGACTGGAGGAGAACGGCATCTCCTACAATGGCCCGTTCTGTGGCCGTGCTGTGGTCCACACTGATTTCACTCCAAGCCCCTACGACGTGGAGTCTCTGAAACTCCAA AAAGGAGACATCATCCACATCATAGACAAGCCTCCCATGGGCACCTGGACCGGGAAGCTCAACAACAAAATGGGCTCCTTTAAGTTCATCTACGTCACACTCCTCTCAGATGAAAGCCCTCAGGCGAAGAGACGCAGCAACAGccagaaatttaaaaacaagcccAAAACCCTGGAGGAGGTCTTGGTCACCATCGGCCTCACG GAACTGAGTTCGGTCCTGTCCATGCATGGTTTCCAGAGCTTGGAAGACTTTGCCGGACTGAAGGAATCCCACCTGAATGAGCTGAACATCACAGACCCAGACCAGTGCTCCAAGATCCTGAACGCCACTGAGATGCTGAGAGACT CTGAAGAGGAGTCTGAGCCggacgaagaggaggagagcaacAAAGCCAGGGAGGAACCAAGGGATTCAGGCTGCTTCGAGAGCTCTGAGAACTTAGAGGGTGGACGAGAGGATCCAAAAGCAGAGAAGATGGATCAGGAAACTGAAAAACAAGAGCAGGAGTCAGAGGAAAAGGAGCATCAGACTCAGGAGGTAGACGCTGTACAGGAGCAGCTCCAAGAGCTCACAGTGGATGAAGGACCATGA